From the genome of Palaemon carinicauda isolate YSFRI2023 chromosome 6, ASM3689809v2, whole genome shotgun sequence, one region includes:
- the LOC137643076 gene encoding zinc finger MYM-type protein 1-like → MTFSLSISTEANRGKGHTNYLSCTILEEVISIMGEQLHREIISKVKKSENYSISLDSTPDAAHVDQLTPVLRYMEKDSPVERFVTFMANNGHGAEDMFNALMEFLNTHDLALGNCREQSYDNASAMSDRYNGLQAKVREKNNLASWIHCTAHSLNLVGKNAV, encoded by the coding sequence ATGACTTTCTCGCTCAGCATATCAACTGAAGCTAATCGTGGAAAGGGTCACACAAACTATTTGTCATGTACAATATTGGAAGAGGTTATCAGCATAATGGGTGAACAACTCCACAGAGAAATTATTTCCAAAGTGAAGAAGTCAGAAAACTACTCAATCTCTTTGGACTCTACACCTGATGCAGCCCATGTTGATCAACTGACCCCTGTATTAAGGTACATGGAGAAAGATAGCCCTGTGGAACGCTTTGTAACCTTTATGGCAAACAACGGGCATGGTGCTGAAGATATGTTCAATGCTTTGATGGAATTTTTAAACACACATGACCTGGCCCTTGGAAACTGCCGTGAACAAAGCTATGACAATGCATCAGCAATGAGTGATAGGTACAATGGTCTTCAAGCCAAAGTGAGAGAGAAGAACAATCTTGCATCCTGGATTCATTGTACAGCACATTCTCTTAACCTGGTTGGTAAAAATGCTGTATAA